The Bacillota bacterium nucleotide sequence GGCGACGACGAAGCTTCCGGTCTGATGGGCGATGAACCCGGTGATTGCCGGGGCCAGGACCATCGAAGCCGTGGCCGCGAAGTTGAGGGCGCCGAAGGCCGAGGCGTAACGTTCCGGCGGGGTGACGTCGGCAATGATGGCCATGTAGAGTGGGTCGATGACGAGCTTGCCGGTAAGGCCATAGATAATCAGAACGGCGGCCAGGAGGGCCGGGCTGAGCGGGGCGACGATGGCGGCGAGGGCCACCGCCGAGATGGGGATGAGGATCATCGCGATTGGCTTGCGTAGACCCAGGCGGTCGGAAAGCCGCCCATAGAATAGCCCGCCGGGGACCGAGGTGAAGGCCATCAGGGTGGAGATGTTGCCGGCCAGGGACCCGGAATAGCCGCGAACGGTCTGCAGGTAGTAAGGCAGCCAGGTGAGGATCACGTAGAAGGAGTACATCGTGAAAAAGGCGGCGCCCGAAGCGGCCAACAGGTTCCGTCGGTAATACGGACTTGCCGGCGGCGCGGTTGGCGCGGGCGATGGTGCCCCGTCGGCGACCGCGGCGGCCTTCCCCTCCCTGATGACCAGGCCGAAGAGGGCCCCGACGATCAGGGTCAAGGCCCCCAGGGCGACGAACGGGGCCCGCCAGGACAGCCCGAGGCTGTAGACGAGGGTCCCGGACATGATCAGGCCCAAGGACATTCCAAAAGCCATGCCGGAGTTGATGATGGCCATCCCGAAGCCGCGCCGGGGAACCGGTATGCTCCGCGAGGCCAGGGCGTACTGAGGTGAGAAATAGGAGGCCTGGGTCGCCCCGGTGAAGACGCGAAAGGCCAGGAAGGCACCGGGTCCGGGGGCGAGGCCGCTGGCCGCCGCCCCGATGCCATGCAGGAGGTAGCCTGGGACGAGCTGCTTCTTCAACCCGACCTTCTCAGCCAGCCAGCCGAAGGGCACCTGAAGCAAGGTGTAGGTCAGGAAGAAGGCGGAAGTGATCAGGCCCAACTGGGTCTCGTTCAGAGACCACAGCGTGCCAAGGGGTTCCAGCAGCGGCGAGAGCACCGTTCGGTTGGCGTACATGAATACCCAGCCCAGGAAGAACAGGGACACCAGCACCCTCCAGTCGGTAGAGCGACCGGTGCTCCCCCTGGCTCGACCCTGCAACTCCGCGCCTCCGCGGCTCGTGGTCACGGCTTTGGTCGAGCCTCCAGTCCATCGGACAGGGCTAGGGCGGACAGCAGCTTCCGGAGCAAGGCGGCCAGGCGGGCGCGGTCGTCGCGACCGAGGGAGTTGGCCAGGCGGTCGTGTTCCCGGCTCAAGGCCTCGCGAACCTCCCAGACCTTCTGTCCCTTCTCGGTCAGGCGGACCCGGGTCACCCGCCGGTCCACCGGGCTTCGCTCCCGGTTCAAATAGCCATCTCGCTCCAGGCGAACGGCCAACCCGGTGACGTTGCCTTTGGTGCAGCCCAATCGTCGGGCGACGGTGGTCAGGGTGGCCTCGCCGCTCTTATGGACCTCCAGGAGGAACTGGTACTGGGCGGCCGTCAGGCCGTGGGCCAGCCGCAGGAAGGACTCGTCGCGGCGGGCGGCCAATGACGCAGCCGCCTGCAATAACGGCACCACGCTGTCCGGCAAGGTCGCCAGGGACTCCTGAAGCCGCCACCCCAGGTCGGCCGGCAGCTCTCTCCGCCGATGGCCCGCAGGCTCGACGCTCACCCGGGTCGGCCTTGGTTTAGGCATTTACGTTCTCCCCAGTATCGCTTTATGCTTCAACCATGTCGGGTTTAACGCCCCGGCCATGGCCCGCGGGTCAGAGCAGAGTTTCGCGGTCGGGCCGAGAATCCCTGCCTGCCTAAGGGGTCGAAGCTGGGTTGGCCGGCGGGCGGGGGGCGACGAGAAACCCCTCCCGCTTCACGGGAGGGGTTCGCGACGGG carries:
- a CDS encoding MarR family transcriptional regulator, with protein sequence MPKPRPTRVSVEPAGHRRRELPADLGWRLQESLATLPDSVVPLLQAAASLAARRDESFLRLAHGLTAAQYQFLLEVHKSGEATLTTVARRLGCTKGNVTGLAVRLERDGYLNRERSPVDRRVTRVRLTEKGQKVWEVREALSREHDRLANSLGRDDRARLAALLRKLLSALALSDGLEARPKP
- a CDS encoding MFS transporter, which gives rise to MSLFFLGWVFMYANRTVLSPLLEPLGTLWSLNETQLGLITSAFFLTYTLLQVPFGWLAEKVGLKKQLVPGYLLHGIGAAASGLAPGPGAFLAFRVFTGATQASYFSPQYALASRSIPVPRRGFGMAIINSGMAFGMSLGLIMSGTLVYSLGLSWRAPFVALGALTLIVGALFGLVIREGKAAAVADGAPSPAPTAPPASPYYRRNLLAASGAAFFTMYSFYVILTWLPYYLQTVRGYSGSLAGNISTLMAFTSVPGGLFYGRLSDRLGLRKPIAMILIPISAVALAAIVAPLSPALLAAVLIIYGLTGKLVIDPLYMAIIADVTPPERYASAFGALNFAATASMVLAPAITGFIAHQTGSFVVAFYVAAATSVLGAITLSFAREKRTAATVPRA